From the genome of Phreatobacter cathodiphilus, one region includes:
- the gltB gene encoding glutamate synthase large subunit has product MMSTQRIGAMSGVEIGARTNRATKANVPARVKNRTRAVIDPGLPAAQGLYDPLNEKDACGVGFIADMKGRKSHKIVQDGIQILLNLEHRGAVGADPRAGDGAGMLVQIPDAFFRKEAAKLGFDLPAPGHYAVGFIFFPRDPEGQAIVREAIEKVVADEGQVLLGWREVPTDNSSLGESVKPTEPLHRQIFIARGADVADEDEFERRLFVLRKVISNLVYDMNDARTKGYYPVSLSCRTIVYKGMFLADQLGSYFPDLHDETFESAIALVHQRFSTNTFPAWSLAHPYRMVAHNGEINTLRGNVNWMAARQASVDSELFGNDISKLWPVSYEGQSDTACFDNALEFLVQGGYSLAHAVMMLVPEAWAGNKSMDEQRRAFYEYHAAIMEPWDGPASIAFTDGRQIGATLDRNGLRPARWFVTKDDRIIMASEMGVLPVPESEIVRKWRLQPGKMLLVDLAEGRIISDEEIKAQLAASNPYKEWLERSQLILEDLPPVEPRASRTDVPLLDKQQAFGYTQEDVKILLAPMATTGQEAVGSMGTDTPISALSSKSKLLYTYFKQNFAQVTNPPIDPIREELVMSLVSFIGPRPNLFDLDGTSRRKRLEVRQPILTNEDLEKIRCIGHREDSFDTKTLDITYPAAKGAAGMAEALQLLCDRAEAAVHGRYNIIILSDRMVGPDRIPIPALLATAAVHHHLIRKGLRTAAGLVVETGEAREVHHFCCLAGYGAEAINPYLAFETMEELHEKGELPPEVDAHEVVKRFIKSIGKGIMKVMSKMGISTYQSYCGAQIFDAVGLADDFVAKYFTGTATRIGGVGLPEVAEETVSRHTAAFSDDPTLKANLEVGGEYAYRIRGEDHVWSPETVAALQHAVRGNSQDRYREFARLINEQTSRLQTIRGLFRIKTAEEVGRVPVPLDEVEPAAAIVKRFATGAMSYGSISREAHTTLALAMNAIGAKSNTGEGGEEAERFQPLPDGRSMRSAIKQVASGRFGVTTEYLVNSDMMQIKMAQGAKPGEGGQLPGHKVDAVIAKVRHSTPGVGLISPPPHHDIYSIEDLAQLIYDLKNVNPRADVSVKLVSEVGVGTVAAGVAKARADHVTISGFEGGTGASPLTSIKHTGSPWEIGLAETHQTLVLNRLRSRIAVQVDGGLRTGRDVVIGALLGADEFGFATAPLIATGCIMMRKCHLNTCPVGVATQDPVLRKRFKGQPEHVINYFFFVAEEVRELMASMGYRSIDEMVGQMQMLDRREAIDHWKAKGLDFSRLFHKPDVPAEVGVFHSETQDHHLEAVLDRKLIAEAMPALTEGKPVVIETAIGSVNRSVGAMLSGEVATRFGHAGLADDSIHVKLKGTAGQSFGAWVTRGVTLELEGEANDYVGKGLSGGRLIVYPSAEATSLDVDNSIIVGNTVLYGAIEGECYFRGIAGERFAVRNSGAIAVVEGTGDHGCEYMTGGVVVVLGQTGRNFAAGMSGGIAYVLDEEGDFARRCNMAMVELEPVPEEDDLLSRVYHQTGGLDSHGRVDVMSDMSRFDAERLHQLIANHARYTGSRRARDILDRWSEMLPKFRKVMPVEYRRALQEMEQAQRPLALAGE; this is encoded by the coding sequence ATGATGAGCACGCAGCGGATTGGTGCGATGTCGGGTGTGGAGATCGGGGCGCGGACGAATCGCGCCACGAAAGCCAATGTGCCCGCCCGCGTCAAAAACCGCACGCGCGCCGTGATCGACCCTGGCCTGCCCGCCGCGCAGGGCCTCTACGACCCGCTGAACGAGAAGGATGCCTGCGGCGTTGGCTTCATCGCCGACATGAAGGGCCGCAAGTCCCACAAGATCGTCCAGGACGGCATCCAGATTCTGCTCAACCTCGAGCATCGCGGCGCGGTGGGCGCCGACCCGCGCGCCGGCGACGGCGCCGGCATGCTGGTGCAGATCCCCGACGCCTTCTTCCGCAAGGAAGCGGCCAAGCTCGGCTTCGACCTGCCCGCGCCCGGCCACTATGCCGTCGGCTTCATCTTCTTCCCGCGCGACCCCGAGGGCCAGGCCATCGTCCGCGAGGCGATCGAGAAGGTCGTCGCCGACGAGGGCCAGGTGCTGCTCGGCTGGCGCGAGGTGCCGACCGACAACTCCTCCCTCGGCGAGAGCGTCAAGCCGACCGAGCCGCTGCACCGGCAGATCTTCATCGCCCGCGGCGCCGACGTCGCCGACGAGGACGAGTTCGAGCGCCGCCTCTTCGTGCTGCGCAAGGTCATCTCGAACCTCGTCTATGACATGAACGACGCGCGCACGAAGGGCTATTACCCCGTCTCGCTGTCGTGCCGGACCATCGTCTACAAGGGCATGTTCCTGGCCGATCAGCTCGGCTCCTATTTCCCCGACCTGCACGACGAGACGTTCGAGAGCGCCATCGCCCTCGTCCACCAGCGCTTCTCGACCAACACCTTCCCCGCCTGGTCGCTCGCCCACCCCTACCGGATGGTCGCGCACAACGGCGAGATCAACACGCTGCGCGGCAACGTCAACTGGATGGCGGCGCGCCAGGCCAGCGTCGATTCCGAGCTCTTCGGCAACGACATCTCCAAGCTCTGGCCGGTCTCCTACGAGGGCCAGTCGGACACCGCCTGCTTCGACAACGCGCTCGAGTTCCTCGTCCAGGGCGGCTACTCGCTCGCCCATGCGGTGATGATGCTGGTGCCCGAGGCCTGGGCCGGCAACAAGAGCATGGATGAGCAGCGCCGCGCCTTCTACGAATACCACGCCGCCATCATGGAGCCCTGGGACGGCCCGGCCTCCATCGCCTTCACCGACGGCCGCCAGATCGGCGCGACGCTCGACCGCAACGGCCTCAGGCCCGCCCGCTGGTTCGTCACCAAGGACGACCGCATCATCATGGCCTCCGAAATGGGCGTGCTGCCCGTTCCGGAGAGCGAGATCGTGCGCAAGTGGCGCCTGCAGCCTGGCAAGATGCTGCTCGTCGACCTCGCCGAGGGCCGCATCATCTCCGACGAGGAGATCAAGGCCCAGCTCGCCGCCTCCAACCCCTACAAGGAGTGGCTGGAGCGCTCGCAGCTCATCCTCGAGGACCTGCCGCCGGTGGAGCCGCGCGCCTCGCGCACCGACGTGCCGCTGCTCGATAAGCAGCAGGCCTTCGGCTACACCCAGGAGGACGTGAAGATCCTGCTGGCGCCCATGGCCACCACCGGCCAGGAGGCCGTGGGCTCGATGGGCACCGACACCCCGATCTCGGCGCTCTCGTCGAAGTCCAAGCTCCTCTACACCTACTTCAAGCAGAACTTCGCCCAGGTGACGAACCCGCCGATCGATCCGATCCGCGAGGAGCTCGTCATGAGCCTCGTCTCCTTCATCGGGCCGCGGCCGAACCTGTTCGACCTCGACGGAACCTCCCGCCGCAAGCGCCTGGAGGTCCGCCAGCCGATCCTCACCAACGAGGATCTGGAGAAGATCCGCTGCATCGGCCACCGCGAGGATTCCTTCGACACGAAGACCCTCGACATCACCTATCCCGCCGCCAAGGGTGCCGCCGGCATGGCGGAGGCGCTGCAGCTCCTCTGCGACCGCGCGGAAGCCGCCGTCCACGGCCGCTACAACATCATCATCCTGTCCGACCGCATGGTCGGCCCGGACCGCATCCCGATCCCGGCGCTGCTCGCCACCGCCGCCGTGCACCACCACCTGATCCGCAAGGGTCTGAGGACCGCCGCCGGCCTCGTCGTCGAGACGGGCGAGGCGCGCGAGGTGCATCACTTCTGCTGCCTCGCCGGCTACGGCGCCGAGGCGATCAACCCCTATCTCGCCTTCGAGACCATGGAGGAGCTGCACGAGAAGGGTGAGCTGCCTCCGGAAGTCGACGCTCACGAGGTGGTCAAGCGCTTCATCAAGTCCATCGGCAAGGGCATCATGAAGGTGATGTCCAAGATGGGCATCTCGACCTACCAGTCCTATTGCGGCGCGCAGATCTTCGACGCCGTCGGCCTCGCCGACGACTTCGTCGCCAAGTACTTCACCGGCACCGCCACCCGCATCGGCGGCGTCGGCCTGCCGGAGGTCGCCGAGGAGACGGTCTCGCGCCACACCGCGGCCTTCTCCGATGATCCGACGCTGAAGGCCAACCTCGAGGTCGGCGGCGAATATGCCTACCGCATCCGCGGCGAGGACCACGTCTGGTCGCCGGAGACGGTGGCGGCGCTCCAGCACGCGGTGCGCGGCAACAGCCAGGACCGCTACCGCGAGTTCGCCCGCCTCATCAACGAGCAGACCTCGCGGCTTCAGACGATCCGCGGCCTGTTCCGCATCAAGACCGCCGAGGAGGTGGGCCGCGTGCCCGTGCCCCTCGACGAGGTCGAGCCGGCCGCCGCCATCGTCAAGCGCTTCGCCACCGGGGCCATGTCCTACGGCTCCATCTCGCGCGAGGCCCACACCACCCTGGCGCTCGCCATGAACGCCATCGGCGCCAAGTCCAACACGGGCGAGGGCGGCGAGGAGGCCGAGCGCTTCCAGCCCTTGCCGGACGGGCGCTCCATGCGCTCGGCCATCAAGCAGGTCGCCTCCGGCCGCTTCGGCGTCACGACGGAATATCTCGTCAATTCCGACATGATGCAGATCAAGATGGCCCAGGGCGCCAAGCCCGGCGAGGGCGGCCAGTTGCCCGGCCACAAGGTCGACGCGGTCATCGCCAAGGTGCGCCACTCGACGCCGGGCGTCGGCCTCATCTCGCCGCCGCCGCACCACGACATCTATTCGATCGAGGACCTGGCGCAGCTCATCTACGACCTGAAGAACGTCAACCCGCGCGCCGACGTCTCGGTGAAGCTCGTCTCCGAGGTCGGCGTCGGCACGGTCGCCGCCGGCGTCGCCAAGGCGCGCGCCGACCACGTGACGATCTCCGGCTTCGAGGGCGGCACCGGCGCCTCGCCGCTGACCTCCATCAAGCACACCGGCTCGCCGTGGGAGATCGGCCTCGCCGAGACCCACCAGACCCTGGTGCTGAACCGCCTGCGCTCGCGCATCGCGGTGCAGGTGGACGGCGGCCTGAGGACCGGCCGCGACGTCGTCATCGGCGCCCTGCTCGGCGCCGACGAGTTCGGCTTCGCCACCGCGCCGCTCATCGCCACCGGCTGCATCATGATGAGGAAGTGCCACCTCAACACCTGCCCGGTGGGCGTCGCCACCCAGGACCCGGTGCTGCGCAAGCGCTTCAAGGGCCAGCCCGAGCACGTCATCAACTACTTCTTCTTCGTCGCCGAGGAAGTGCGCGAGCTGATGGCCTCCATGGGCTACCGCAGCATCGACGAGATGGTCGGCCAGATGCAGATGCTCGACCGCCGCGAGGCGATCGACCACTGGAAGGCCAAGGGGCTCGACTTCTCGCGCCTCTTCCACAAGCCGGACGTGCCGGCCGAGGTCGGCGTCTTCCACTCGGAGACGCAGGACCACCACCTCGAGGCGGTTCTCGACCGCAAGCTCATCGCCGAGGCCATGCCGGCCCTCACCGAGGGCAAGCCTGTGGTCATCGAGACCGCCATCGGCAGCGTCAACCGCTCGGTCGGCGCCATGCTGTCGGGCGAGGTCGCCACGCGCTTCGGCCATGCCGGGCTCGCCGACGACTCGATCCACGTGAAGCTGAAGGGCACCGCCGGGCAGAGCTTCGGCGCCTGGGTCACCCGCGGCGTCACGCTAGAGCTCGAGGGCGAGGCCAACGACTATGTCGGCAAGGGCCTCTCGGGCGGTCGGCTCATCGTCTATCCCTCGGCCGAGGCCACCAGCCTCGACGTCGACAACTCGATCATCGTCGGCAACACCGTGCTCTACGGCGCCATCGAGGGCGAGTGCTACTTCCGCGGCATCGCCGGCGAGCGCTTCGCCGTGCGCAATTCCGGCGCCATCGCGGTGGTGGAGGGCACGGGCGACCACGGCTGCGAATACATGACCGGGGGCGTCGTGGTCGTGCTCGGCCAGACCGGCCGCAACTTCGCGGCCGGCATGTCCGGCGGCATCGCCTATGTGCTGGACGAGGAGGGCGACTTCGCCCGCCGCTGCAACATGGCCATGGTCGAGCTGGAGCCGGTGCCGGAGGAGGACGACCTCCTGTCGCGCGTCTATCACCAGACCGGCGGGCTCGACAGCCACGGCCGCGTCGACGTGATGAGCGACATGAGCCGGTTCGACGCCGAGCGCCTGCACCAGCTCATCGCCAACCACGCCCGCTACACCGGCTCCCGGCGCGCCCGGGACATCCTCGACCGCTGGTCGGAGATGCTGCCCAAATTCAGGAAGGTGATGCCGGTCGAATACCGCCGCGCCCTTCAGGAAATGGAACAGGCCCAGCGTCCGCTCGCGCTGGCAGGAGAATAA
- a CDS encoding chlorite dismutase family protein has translation MHPQTVAFTAGETGAWRILSCTAVTGPALGAAPRLAVTAASAAPEGVWTLTGVTSNTRYATRAEAATLAARQEGLGRPAATRAALIPIRKSAAWWALAQDERRAVFEERSHHTAIGLDYLPQVARRLHHCRDIGGPFDFLTWFEYAPADAEAFEHMVSRLRATEEWHYVEAEVDLRLERV, from the coding sequence ATGCATCCCCAGACCGTGGCCTTCACCGCCGGCGAGACCGGCGCCTGGCGCATCCTGTCCTGCACGGCGGTGACCGGCCCCGCCCTCGGCGCGGCGCCGCGCCTTGCCGTCACCGCCGCCTCGGCGGCGCCGGAGGGGGTCTGGACGCTCACCGGCGTCACTAGCAACACGCGCTATGCGACCCGCGCCGAAGCCGCCACCCTCGCCGCCCGCCAGGAGGGGCTCGGCAGGCCGGCGGCGACCCGTGCCGCCCTCATTCCGATCCGCAAGTCCGCCGCCTGGTGGGCCCTCGCCCAGGACGAGCGGCGCGCCGTCTTCGAGGAGCGCTCGCACCACACCGCCATCGGCCTGGACTATCTGCCGCAGGTGGCGCGGCGGCTGCACCATTGCCGCGACATCGGCGGCCCCTTCGATTTCCTCACCTGGTTCGAATATGCCCCCGCCGACGCCGAGGCCTTCGAGCACATGGTGTCGCGGCTCCGGGCCACCGAGGAATGGCACTACGTGGAGGCGGAGGTGGACCTGCGCCTGGAGCGCGTCTGA
- a CDS encoding lytic murein transglycosylase, with the protein MNLITRRALVAAAGTLALPAFGSEAEARSFEAFVAGLWPAASAAGVSRAAFDRAFAGVQPNPRVIELSQRQPEFRRTLGDYVDVRASNKRVNNGRAALSQHGATFSAVQSRFGVPAEIVCSIWGNETSYGTARGEHYVIQAMATLAAAGRRAEFFRRELIAALRILQAGDTTPQNMIGSWAGAMGHVQFMPTSFHAFAVDFTGDGRRDIWTSIPDAMGSAANYLRRNGWTPGVPWGFEVHAPGLPGNRSQRRSLDGWASAGVRRIGGGPMSGGAQASLWKPAGEGGPHLLVTSNFNVIKRYNNADSYALAVAHLGDRIKGAGRFSKPWPPGEGGLTHADREEIQTRLNRLGFDLGDVDGILGDKSKAAVRTMQGRFGMEQTGEADRAFLERLRRG; encoded by the coding sequence ATGAACCTCATCACCCGCCGCGCCCTCGTCGCCGCCGCCGGCACCCTCGCCCTCCCCGCCTTCGGCAGTGAGGCCGAGGCGCGCTCCTTCGAGGCCTTCGTCGCCGGCCTCTGGCCCGCCGCCTCGGCCGCCGGGGTGTCGCGCGCCGCCTTCGACCGCGCCTTCGCCGGGGTCCAGCCCAATCCGCGCGTCATCGAGCTGTCGCAGCGCCAGCCGGAATTCCGCCGGACGCTGGGCGACTATGTCGACGTGCGCGCCTCCAACAAGCGCGTCAACAACGGCCGCGCCGCCCTCTCCCAGCACGGCGCCACCTTTTCCGCCGTGCAGAGCCGCTTCGGCGTGCCGGCCGAGATCGTCTGCTCGATCTGGGGCAACGAGACCTCATATGGCACCGCCCGCGGCGAGCACTACGTGATCCAGGCCATGGCGACGCTGGCCGCCGCCGGCCGCCGCGCCGAGTTCTTCCGGCGTGAGCTGATCGCCGCCCTGCGCATCCTGCAGGCGGGCGACACCACGCCGCAGAACATGATCGGCTCCTGGGCAGGCGCCATGGGCCACGTCCAGTTCATGCCGACGAGCTTCCACGCCTTCGCCGTCGACTTCACCGGCGACGGGCGCCGCGACATCTGGACCTCCATCCCCGACGCCATGGGCTCGGCCGCCAACTATCTGCGCCGCAACGGCTGGACGCCGGGCGTGCCCTGGGGCTTCGAGGTCCACGCGCCGGGCCTTCCCGGCAACCGCTCGCAGCGCAGGAGCCTGGACGGCTGGGCTTCGGCGGGCGTGCGCCGCATCGGCGGCGGCCCGATGTCCGGCGGCGCCCAGGCCTCCCTCTGGAAGCCGGCGGGAGAGGGCGGACCCCACCTGCTGGTGACCAGCAACTTCAACGTCATCAAGCGCTACAACAACGCCGATTCCTACGCCCTGGCGGTTGCCCATCTCGGCGACCGCATCAAGGGAGCCGGCCGCTTCTCCAAGCCCTGGCCGCCGGGCGAGGGCGGGCTCACCCATGCCGACCGCGAGGAGATCCAGACCCGTCTCAACCGGCTCGGATTCGACCTCGGCGACGTCGACGGCATCCTCGGCGACAAGTCCAAGGCGGCGGTCCGCACCATGCAGGGGCGCTTCGGCATGGAGCAGACCGGCGAGGCGGACCGCGCCTTCCTGGAACGGCTGCGCCGGGGATGA
- a CDS encoding glutamate synthase subunit beta — protein MGKVTGFLEIDRQDRRYAPAGDRIRHYREFVIPLSEEGTRNQAARCMNCGIPFCHNGCPVNNQIPDWNDLVYNGGWREASINLHSTNNFPEFTGRICPAPCEAACTLNIEDTPVTIKTIECAIVDRAWNEGWITPEPSKTRSGKKVAVVGSGPAGLAAAQQLARAGHDVHVYEKFAKAGGLLRYGIPDFKMEKRLIDRRIHQMEAEGVTFHYNEHIGVTRPVEELTATYDAVLLTGGSEKPRDLPIPGRDLEGVHFAMDFLPQQNRRVSGEPIGTNEPILASGKHVVVIGGGDTGSDCIGTSVRQGALSVTQLEIMPKPPEKENKALVWPLWPLKLRTSSSHEEGAERDFAVMSTEFTGQNGRVKSLKCVRVDEKMQPIAGSEFELKADLVLLAMGFVNPVHEGMVESLGVKLDARKNVAANTNDYRTSVDKVYAAGDMRRGQSLVVWAIREGRQAAHAIDKDLVGVTTLPR, from the coding sequence ATGGGGAAGGTAACCGGCTTTCTGGAGATCGACCGTCAGGACCGGCGCTATGCGCCGGCCGGCGACCGCATCCGCCACTACCGTGAATTCGTCATCCCGCTGAGCGAGGAAGGCACCCGCAACCAGGCGGCGCGCTGCATGAACTGCGGCATTCCGTTCTGTCACAACGGCTGCCCGGTCAACAACCAGATCCCCGACTGGAACGACCTCGTCTACAACGGCGGCTGGCGCGAGGCCTCCATCAACCTGCACTCGACCAACAACTTCCCCGAATTCACCGGCCGCATCTGCCCCGCCCCCTGCGAGGCCGCCTGCACCCTGAACATCGAGGACACGCCGGTCACCATCAAGACGATCGAATGCGCCATCGTCGACCGCGCCTGGAACGAGGGCTGGATCACGCCGGAGCCGTCGAAGACGCGTTCGGGCAAGAAGGTCGCGGTGGTCGGCTCCGGCCCCGCCGGCCTCGCCGCGGCCCAGCAGCTCGCCCGCGCCGGCCACGACGTCCACGTCTACGAGAAGTTCGCCAAGGCCGGTGGCCTGCTGCGCTACGGCATCCCCGACTTCAAGATGGAGAAGCGGCTCATCGACCGCCGCATCCACCAGATGGAGGCCGAGGGCGTCACCTTCCACTACAACGAGCATATCGGCGTCACCCGCCCGGTGGAGGAGCTCACCGCCACCTATGACGCGGTGCTGCTCACCGGCGGTTCGGAGAAGCCGCGCGACCTGCCGATCCCCGGCCGCGACCTCGAGGGCGTCCATTTCGCCATGGACTTCCTGCCGCAGCAGAACCGCCGCGTCTCCGGCGAGCCCATCGGCACCAACGAGCCGATCCTCGCCTCCGGCAAGCACGTCGTCGTCATCGGCGGCGGCGACACCGGCTCCGACTGCATCGGCACCTCGGTGCGCCAGGGCGCCCTCTCGGTCACCCAGCTCGAGATCATGCCGAAGCCGCCGGAGAAGGAGAACAAGGCTCTCGTCTGGCCGCTCTGGCCGCTGAAGCTGCGCACCTCCTCCAGCCACGAGGAAGGCGCCGAGCGCGACTTCGCCGTGATGAGCACGGAGTTCACCGGCCAGAACGGCCGGGTGAAGAGCCTGAAATGCGTCCGCGTCGACGAGAAGATGCAGCCGATCGCCGGCTCCGAGTTTGAGCTCAAGGCCGACCTCGTCCTGCTCGCCATGGGCTTCGTCAACCCGGTCCACGAGGGCATGGTCGAGAGCCTCGGCGTGAAGCTCGACGCCCGCAAGAACGTCGCGGCCAACACCAACGACTACCGGACCTCGGTGGACAAGGTCTATGCAGCCGGCGACATGCGCCGCGGCCAGAGCCTGGTCGTCTGGGCGATCCGCGAGGGTCGTCAGGCCGCCCACGCCATCGACAAGGACCTCGTCGGCGTCACCACCCTGCCGCGCTGA
- a CDS encoding lytic murein transglycosylase has translation MISGHFSPAVLTMVAALAAAAPAAAQGSFSDCLRGLEQQARARGVLPQVFQQATTGLTPDNSILALLDRQPEFSRQPWEYINGLVAANRVAEGRRMLQTHRAAFDRAERETGVDRHVIAAIWGIETSFGKSKGNTSVVRATATLACYGRRQDFFRGEFVAALQIIHQGHVSPANFRGSWAGAFGHTQFMPSTFLRAARSGTGSQRIDLLGSVPDALMSTGNLLRAEGWQAGQGWGYEVVVPQGLDFTLAGRDRPQTIAQWEARGVRRVGGRAFPRKSDPAFLHLPAGARGPAFLMLPNFRVIMKYNNSENYAMAVGHLADRLRGGGGFAQAWPTAERALSQQERIELQQRLAQVGLYTGTVDGKLGAGTREALQRFQARAGMPADGFPTAALLQRLRRGG, from the coding sequence ATGATCAGCGGACATTTCTCTCCGGCGGTGTTGACGATGGTCGCCGCCCTCGCAGCAGCGGCTCCGGCGGCGGCCCAGGGAAGCTTCTCCGACTGCCTCCGGGGCCTCGAACAGCAGGCCCGCGCCCGTGGCGTGCTGCCGCAGGTGTTCCAGCAGGCGACCACCGGGCTGACGCCGGACAATTCCATCCTCGCCCTGCTCGACCGGCAGCCGGAATTCTCCCGCCAGCCCTGGGAGTACATCAACGGCCTCGTGGCGGCGAACCGCGTCGCCGAGGGCCGGCGCATGCTGCAGACCCACCGCGCCGCCTTCGACCGGGCCGAGCGCGAGACCGGCGTCGACCGCCACGTCATCGCGGCGATCTGGGGCATCGAGACGAGCTTCGGCAAATCGAAGGGCAATACCAGCGTCGTCAGGGCGACGGCGACCCTCGCCTGCTACGGCCGCCGCCAGGACTTCTTCCGCGGCGAATTCGTCGCCGCCCTGCAGATCATCCATCAGGGCCACGTCTCGCCGGCGAATTTCCGCGGCTCTTGGGCCGGAGCCTTCGGCCACACCCAGTTCATGCCCTCCACCTTCCTGCGCGCCGCCCGCTCCGGCACGGGATCGCAGCGCATCGACCTCCTGGGCTCGGTGCCCGACGCGCTGATGTCGACCGGCAACCTGCTGCGCGCCGAAGGCTGGCAGGCAGGTCAAGGCTGGGGCTACGAAGTGGTCGTGCCGCAGGGGCTCGACTTCACCCTCGCCGGGCGCGACCGGCCGCAGACCATCGCCCAGTGGGAGGCGCGGGGCGTGCGCCGCGTCGGCGGCCGCGCCTTTCCGCGCAAGTCGGACCCGGCCTTCCTGCACCTGCCGGCCGGCGCCCGCGGCCCGGCCTTCCTGATGCTCCCGAACTTCCGGGTCATCATGAAGTACAACAACTCGGAAAACTACGCGATGGCGGTGGGCCATCTCGCCGACCGGCTGCGCGGCGGCGGCGGCTTCGCCCAGGCCTGGCCGACGGCCGAGCGGGCGCTCTCCCAGCAGGAGCGCATCGAGCTGCAGCAGCGCCTCGCCCAGGTGGGGCTCTATACCGGAACCGTCGACGGCAAGCTCGGCGCCGGAACCCGGGAGGCACTGCAGCGCTTTCAGGCCCGCGCCGGCATGCCGGCCGACGGCTTCCCCACCGCCGCCCTGCTCCAGCGGCTGCGCCGCGGCGGCTGA
- a CDS encoding SGNH/GDSL hydrolase family protein, which yields MTVAGLQRLVLWACLALAAGSALPALAPEAHAQSSYVDDRYPHLFAPRDQRPRIITVPQGSRPSAPRAARPSESVRPPRDQAAAPPAAATDPAAPAAAPSGPTTFVLVMGDNLAEWLAYGLEEAFEDVPELGVVDKTRLSSGLTRPEFHDWVRAVPETLAGQEKVDFIVMMLGSNDRQSIRIERDSIDPDNERWRGLYAERVDQVMQAMKARGVPVYWVGVPPLRGQRTSAHMQLLNAIYKERAEKNGVNFVDVWNGFIDEHGAYTQFGPDFAGQIRRLRTADGVHFTVAGARKLALFLEQDLRRDLLGRITPALPSGGTDPAGQPQAALPDAPLPVAPRPAAGPVLTLHGTPTLPAGVAAAPAASEPAQLAGAAGARPPAGIAASVLVRGEAPPAVAGRIDDFRWPRTPAPAAPAAAPAGAPPAPQAPRP from the coding sequence ATGACCGTGGCCGGGTTGCAGCGATTGGTTTTGTGGGCATGCCTCGCCCTGGCGGCGGGCTCCGCCCTGCCGGCGCTCGCTCCCGAGGCCCATGCCCAGTCGTCCTATGTCGACGACCGCTATCCGCATCTCTTCGCCCCGCGCGACCAGCGCCCCCGTATCATCACCGTTCCGCAGGGGTCGCGTCCCTCGGCGCCGCGCGCCGCGCGGCCGTCCGAGTCGGTCCGCCCGCCGCGCGACCAGGCGGCGGCGCCCCCTGCCGCGGCGACTGATCCCGCCGCCCCCGCCGCCGCGCCCTCAGGCCCCACCACCTTCGTCCTCGTCATGGGCGACAATCTCGCGGAATGGCTGGCCTATGGGCTGGAGGAAGCCTTCGAGGACGTCCCCGAGCTGGGGGTGGTGGACAAGACCCGCCTGTCCTCCGGCCTCACCCGGCCCGAATTCCACGACTGGGTGCGCGCCGTGCCGGAGACGCTCGCCGGCCAGGAGAAAGTCGACTTCATCGTCATGATGCTCGGCTCCAACGACCGCCAGTCGATCCGGATCGAGCGCGACTCCATCGATCCCGACAACGAGCGCTGGCGCGGCCTCTATGCCGAGCGGGTCGACCAGGTGATGCAGGCGATGAAGGCGCGCGGCGTGCCGGTCTACTGGGTGGGCGTGCCGCCGCTGCGCGGCCAGCGCACCTCGGCGCACATGCAGCTCCTCAACGCCATCTACAAGGAGCGGGCGGAGAAGAACGGCGTCAACTTCGTCGACGTCTGGAACGGCTTCATCGACGAGCACGGCGCCTATACCCAGTTCGGCCCGGACTTCGCCGGCCAGATCCGCCGCCTGCGCACCGCCGACGGCGTGCATTTCACCGTCGCCGGCGCCCGCAAGCTCGCCCTCTTCCTCGAGCAGGACCTGCGCCGCGACCTGCTCGGGCGGATCACCCCGGCCCTGCCCTCCGGCGGCACGGACCCGGCCGGCCAGCCGCAGGCGGCGCTGCCCGATGCGCCGCTGCCGGTGGCGCCGCGCCCCGCCGCGGGGCCGGTCCTCACCCTGCACGGCACGCCGACCCTGCCCGCCGGTGTCGCCGCCGCCCCGGCCGCATCCGAACCCGCCCAGCTCGCCGGCGCCGCCGGCGCCCGTCCGCCGGCCGGCATCGCCGCCTCGGTCCTGGTGCGCGGCGAGGCGCCGCCCGCCGTCGCCGGCCGGATCGACGACTTCCGCTGGCCCCGCACGCCCGCCCCGGCAGCGCCCGCAGCAGCTCCCGCGGGCGCGCCTCCGGCCCCCCAGGCCCCGCGGCCATAG
- a CDS encoding host attachment protein, producing the protein MSEIRIPRDALVFVGDGTKALFLRNKGDAELVNLVVERIFEQDNPATRDQGTDRPGRSFASAGTHRSAMEETDWHQLAEDRFVGEVADTLYKHAHAGRYQSLIVVAPPKVLGSLRKAFHKEVSDKVSAEVPKELTSHPIHEIEKHLAA; encoded by the coding sequence ATGAGCGAGATCAGGATTCCGCGCGATGCGCTGGTTTTCGTCGGCGACGGAACCAAGGCCCTCTTCCTGCGCAACAAGGGCGATGCCGAGCTCGTCAACCTGGTGGTCGAGCGCATCTTCGAACAGGACAACCCGGCGACCCGCGACCAGGGGACGGACCGCCCGGGCCGCTCCTTCGCCAGCGCCGGCACCCATCGCAGCGCCATGGAGGAGACGGACTGGCACCAGTTGGCCGAGGACCGCTTCGTCGGCGAGGTGGCCGACACGCTCTACAAGCACGCCCATGCCGGCCGCTACCAGTCGCTGATCGTCGTGGCGCCGCCGAAGGTGCTCGGCAGCCTGCGCAAGGCTTTCCACAAGGAGGTGAGCGACAAGGTGAGCGCCGAGGTGCCGAAGGAGCTGACCTCGCATCCGATCCACGAGATCGAGAAGCACCTCGCCGCGTGA